The genome window GAGGGAGTCACATGAGCGGATTCACCCCCACCACCCGCACCCAGGAGGCCATGCAGGCCGCCCTGCAGGCCGCCAGCGCGAACGGTAACCCGGACATCCGGCCCGCCCACCTGCTGGTCGCCATCCTCGAACAGGAGGACTCCATCGCCCGCCCGGTCCTCCAGGCTGCCGGTGTGGACGCCGACGACGTCCTGCGGGACGCCCGTGACCTCGTCGCCGGGTACGCCACGGCGTCCGGCCAGGGGCTGGCGAACCCCAACTTCAACCGGGATGCGCTCAACGCATTGACCGCCGCCCAGGAGCTCGCCACCGAACTCGGGGACACCTACGTCTCCACCGAGGTCCTCCTCGCCGGCATCGCCAAGGGCACCTCGGACGCCGCTGAGGCGCTGCAGACCCACGGCGGCACCTACGAGGCCGTCCGCGGGGCCTTCGAATCCGTCCGCGGCAACCGCAAGGTCACCACCGAGGAACCCGAGGGCCAGTTCCAGGCGCTGGAGAAGTACTCCACCGACCTCACCGCCCGGGCCCGCGAAGGAAAGATTGACCCGGTCATCGGCCGCGACCAGGAGATCCGTCGCGTCGTCCAGGTGCTGAGCCGCCGCACGAAGAACAACCCGGTCCTTATCGGCGAGCCCGGCGTCGGCAAGACCGCCATCGTCGAGGGCCTGGCCCGGCGCATCGTCGCCGGTGACGTGCCCGAGTCCCTGCGTGGCAAGAAGCTCATCAGCCTGGATCTCGGGTCCATGGTCGCCGGCGCGAAGTACCGCGGCGAATTCGAGGAACGCCTCAAGGCCGTCCTCGACGAGATCAAGGAGGCCGAGGGCGAGGTCATCACCTTCATCGACGAGCTGCACACCATCGTCGGTGCCGGGGCCACCGGTGAATCCGCGATGGATGCCGGCAACATGATCAAGCCGCTGCTCGCCCGTGGTGAGCTGCGCCTGGTCGGTGCCACGACCCTCGACGAGTACCGCAAGTACATCGAGAAGGACGCCGCCCTGGAGCGCCGCTTCCAGCAGGTCTACGTCGGTGAACCGACGGTGGAGGACACCATCGGCATCCTCCGCGGCCTCAAGGAACGCTACGAGGTCCACCACGGCGTCCGGATCCAGGATTCCGCCCTGGTCGCCGCCGCGACCCTCTCCGACCGCTACATCACCAGCCGCTTCCTGCCGGACAAGGCCATCGACCTCGTCGACGAGGCAGGATCCCGGCTGCGGATGGAGATCGACTCCCGTCCCGAGGAGATCGACGATGCCGAACGTGTCGTCCGCCGCCTCGAGATCGAGGAGATGGCATTGAGCCAGGAGACCGATGACGCCTCCAAGGACCGCCTGGTCAAGCTGCGTGCGGAGCTGGAGGACGAGCGGGAGAAGCTGTCCGGCCTCACCGCCCGCTGGGAGAACGAGAAGGGCGGCATCGACGCGGTCCGTTCGCTCAAGGAGGACCTTGACGCGTGCCGGACCGAATCCGAGATCGCCGAGCGTGACGGGGACTACGCCCGCGTCGCCGAACTGCGCTACGGGCGCATCCCCGATCTGGAGAAGCAGCTCGCCGAGGCGGAGGCCTCCGCGGCCAAGGCCGAGGAGGAGCGCATGCTCACCGAGGAGGTCACCCCGGACACCATCGCCGAGGTCGTCTCCGCGTGGACCGGCGTGCCGGCCGGCAAAATGCTGCAGGGCGAGACCGAGAAGCTGCTCGCCATGGAGCAGGTCCTGGGTGGACGCGTCGTCGGCCAGACCGACGCCGTCACCGCGGTCTCCGATGCGGTGCGGCGGTCCCGGGCCGGGGTCGCCGACCCGAACCGGCCGACCGGTTCCTTCCTCTTCCTGGGGCCCACCGGTGTCGGCAAGACCGAGCTGGCGAAGGCCCTGGCGGAGTTCCTCTTCGACGATGATCACGCCATGGTCCGGATCGACATGTCCGAGTACGGCGAGAAGCACTCCGTCGCCCGGCTGGTCGGTGCTCCCCCCGGATACGTCGGTTACGATGCCGGCGGCCAGCTCACCGAGGCGGTGCGGCGTCGTCCGTACACCGTCGTGCTCTTCGACGAGGTGGAGAAGGCCCACCCGGACGTCTTCGACGTCCTGCTTCAGGTCCTCGACGAAGGACGCCTCACCGACGGTCAGGGTCGGACGGTGGACTTCCGCAACACCATCCTCATCCTCACCTCGAACCTCGGTGCCGGTGGCACGAATGAGCAGGTGATGGACGCGGTGAAGCACGCCTTCAAGCCGGAGTTCATCAACCGCCTCGACGACGTGGTCATCTTCGATGCCCTGTCCGCCGCCCAGCTGAGGTCCATCGTGGAGATCCAGGTCGCCCAGCTCGCCGAGCGGCTCGCCGCCCGCCGGCTGGACCTGCAGGTCACCGAGGACGCGAAGGGATGGCTGGCAGAGCGCGGTTATGAGCCGGCCTACGGGGCCCGCCCGCTGCGCCGCCTGATCCAGAAGGCGGTCGGGGACGCGCTGGCGAAGAAGCTGCTCGCCGGTGAGATCCGCGACGGTGACACGGTGCGGGTCGACGTCGACCCGCACATCGCCGACGGGGTGGACGCGCTGTCCATCGAGGCTGTCGCCCACGAGGACTGACGCCGCCGCGGTGGGGGACCGGTGTTTTACCGGTCCCTCGTCATCCGGCGCCGCAGTTTCTTCTGCGCCGCCCACGACATGTCCTGCGCTCCCGGCAGTTTCCAGCCCCGCCAGTAGGACAGGATCATCATCCCCGCGCCGAAGAGCGGGGCGAGGACCATGCCGAGGAACAGCACCGGAACATCCCCGGCCGCCCCGGACTCGTCGAGGGCGTAGATGCCCACCATCAGCGCGGCGGTCAGGGCCGCCGGGGTGGCGTAGAGCGTTGTCCCGCCGAAGATCTCCGGTACCGACCCGGTCATGATGTCCCGGATCATCCCGCCGCCGACGACGGTGAGCACTCCGAGGAACAGGGCCGATGACCACGGCAGTCCATGGACCATCGCCTTCGTCGAGCCGGTGGCTGCCCACACGCCGAGCACGACGGCGTCCCCGTGGACGCGGAAGATCTCCCAACCGCGGGAGTTCATGTGGATCGCGGTGGCCAGGAGGGCGCCGAGCAGGGCCAACCCGAAGTAGCGCATGTCCTGCAGTGCGGCCGGGGGACCGTTGGCGATGAGGACGTCGCGGATCATGCCGCCGCCCAGGGCGGTGATGATGGCGAGGAAGATGATGCCCACGAAGTCGAAGTTCCGGGACCGTGCGATCGTCGCACCGATCATCCCGTAGAGCACGACGCCGATGAGATCGAGGGTGGCGTAGACCGTCCTGACCGACGGATCGACGTAGTCCACAGGGGCTCCTCTCACTGCAGTAACATCCGGGAAACATTCCGGACGCGGACAGTGTAGCGGTACCGGGACCGGATGCCGTCCGGCACAACCCCGGCCGTCCTCCTAGGATGGCGGTCATGAGTCCCTTCATCTCGGCCGACGAGCTTCTCGCCGCCCACACCCGCGGCGACCGCATGATCATCCTCGATTCGCACTGGGCGCCGGAGGACAACGCCTCCTGGGATGCCTACGTCTCCCGGCACATCCCCGGTGCATTCTGGTGCGATCCGCTGCGCATGCTCGCCGGCACACCGTCGCTCCAGTCGGGACGCAACCCGCTGCCCGGCCCGGTCCTGCTGCAGCAGTGGATCCGGGACTGGGGGATCTCCCCGGGGATCCCGGTCCGGATCTACGACACGGGCAAGATGTTCTGGGCGTCCCGGGCATGGTGGATCCTGCGCTGGGCCGGGGTGGAGGACGTGAAGATCCTCGCCGGCGGGACCCCGGCCTGGCGGGCCGCCGGTGGTGACATTGCCGCCGGTATCGGCTGTCTGCGCGGCCGCGGCACCTATGAGATGACCACCGGGCAGATGCCCACCATCGAACTCGAGGAACTCTCCGACTGGGTGGACGCCGGGAACCTGCTCGTCGACGTCCGTGGCGAGGGGCGCTTCATCGGCCGTCGCGAACCCCTTGACCGGCGCGCCGGGCACGTTCCGGGGGCGGTGAACATGCCGGTGGAACTCCTGGTGGAAAGCGGTGGTGTCCCCGATCCGGAGGTGGTCCGGGAGAGGCTCGCGCGGAAGGGTATCGGCGGGGAGGGCGGCGTCCCCCCGGAGAAGGTCGCGGTGTACTCCGGATCCGGGGTGGATTCGGCCCTGTTCCTCGCGATGATGGAGCACGCCGGACTGGACGGCGCCCGGCACTTCGTCGGTGGCTGGTCCCAGTGGGCGGGTGACCCACACCGTCCGGTCGAGCTCAAGGTGTGACAGTCCGGTTCCGACCACCTGTGACATCTGTGTGACTTCTGGCCCGGATCCGGGGAATCTCCGGGTGCCGGTATTCCTGAAACCCTATGATGTTGCCCATGGATCACTTCGCCACCCCCGTTGACAGTGAGGAGGCGGCCACCTCCGCCATCCTCACCGTCACACCGGACTGTCAGATCGTCACCCCGATCTCCGGCACGGTCGCTCCCCTGGATTCGGTCCCCGACCCCCGGCTCGCGGCCGGGGCCTTCGGCGCGGGGCTCGCCGTGATCCCCGATTTCGAGAATGAACAGGTCACTGTCGTCGCCCCGGTGTCCGGGATCCTGCGTCGGTTCATGCCCCATTTCTTCCTCATCGTCACCGATGAAGGGAGCGCGGTGTACACCCAACTCGGCATCGACACCGACATGCTGGACGGCACCGGGTTCTCCCCGCACGTCCGGGAGGGGGACCGGGTGGTCGCCGGACAGCGGGTCACGACATACGCTCCGCGGCAGTTGGGGCGCCTCGGATTCGACCCGGTGGTGCCGGTGGTGGCGGTGCAGTATGAGTCGGTGACAGCGGCGCTGCTGCCGGGGGAGCCGTGCGAACAGGGGGACGTCCTGTTCACCGTCGCTGACTGATCAGGGGGCAGCCGGACCGGCCGAGCTGTGCCACACTGGGACTATGCTGCGCCGTTTCACCTCCACCGCGGCGGCGTTCCTCATGCTCGTCGCCATGACCCGGGTCGCTGACCGGGTGGACACCGACTATGTCTCGGCGCTGTTCTTCGGGTTCTTCGTCCTGGAGTTAGGGCTCTTCCTGGTCGGGATCACGGGGACGGAGCGCGGGTACTTCGGACCGAGGAACCATCCGGTCAACCGGATGTTCATCGCCTTCAGCTGGGCGGGCACCGTCGGTGCGGTGGTGACGATGGTGGTACAGGGTCCCGCCGGCGGCCGGCCGCTGTGGCTCGCCGTGATCGCTGGGACGACGATGTTCACCGGGGGATTGGCCGCCGCACTGCTCGCGGTCTCGGCGAGCCCCTGGCGTGACCTGCTGTATTCGCGTCGCTTCGACGGGGAACGGCCGGAGCCGCCGGAGGGTGTTGCCTCGGCGTCCTCAGATCCCGTGGCGGTGCGCGATGAGGCCGTGCATGGCATCCCGCGGCAGCAGCCGGGCGGCGGGGAAGGCGAGTCCGGCGCTTGAGCCGGCCGCGTACAGCGGCTTCGGCCGCGGTGAGGTGACCGCCTCCATGATCGACGCCGCGACCCGGTCGGCGGAGATCCCGTTCTTCTCGTTGTCGTTGAGATTCTTCAGCATCGTGTCGAACTCCTCGACGTAGGGCCCGGAGCGGTCGATGTAGACGGTCCGGCGCTGCGAGATCCCCGTGTCGATCGCACCGGGTTCCATCACGCAGACACCGACGCCGAAGTTCCGGAGTTCGCGACGGGCAGAGAAGGCGAAAGCCTTGACCGCGGCCTTCGATGCGCCGTAGCTGCCGCGGTGGGCCAGGGGGAAACTGCCGAGCATTGAACCGACGAAGACGATGCGGCCACGTCCCTGGTCACGCATCCCCGGCAGGATCTTCTGGGTGACCTCGACGTGGCCGATGACGTTGACCTGGAACAGGCGGGTGAGTGCGTCACGGGGGAGCTCTTCCAGGGGGCCGTTCTGGGATTCCCCGGCGTTGTTGATGAGGACGGAGACGGGCGCCTGACCTGATCCCGTGGCCGTGCCGACACCGACCGTGGCGAGCTCGGCGGGCAGCCGGTCGATCGATGCGGGGTCGCCGAGATCGAGCGGGATGAGCGTCACCCCCTCGGGTGCGTTCGCGGTGGCGTGGAGGGACGCCGGGTCACGCGAGGTGCCGATGACGCGGAAGCCCGCCCGGGCCAGGGCGGTGGCGGTGGCGTGGCCGATGCCGGAGGTCGCGCCGGTGACCAGGGCGACATCGCCGGGGCCGACAGTCGGCAGGGTCGGGGTGATGAAACGGGAGAACGGGTGTGCCCGGTGTGCTTTTGTCATACAGACAGTGTTACCGGGTTCCGGGCTGCGGTGGGGCCAGTTCAGGATGTCCCGCCTCCCCTCACCGGCTATACTGGCCTGCGCACGATCCACAACTTCATGCGCCGCTCGCAACCATGGTGGGAGAGGTCGGCTCTGGTGCCCACGACTGGGGACCAACCGGCCGCCGTAGGAGCAACACCTCCCCGAACAGACACTCTCAGGCACCCGTACCGCCATGGTGAGGCAACTCTGGAAAGAGCAGGTCACCGTCGTCCGTGACCCGCCGCCGAAGGAGAAAGGCACCCTCGAAAGCACACCAGCGTGGTCATGCTGAAGCTCTCAGGCACCCTCGACAGAGTGGGGAGGACACCGTCCACCGCGTGGGCGCGGTCACCGGCGTGCCCGGATGATCCGGCCACGCCCGATTCTGTCCCCGCCCCTCCATGCGAAGCACCCGCGCAGGAAGAAGAAGATATGGCAGCCCCCCATTCCCGTCGGCATATCGGCCCGGATCAGGCCGACACACAGGCGATCCTCGCCACCCTCGGTTACGAGTCCTCGGCGGCACTCGCCGCCGCCGCAGTCCCGGCGTCCATCGCCCAGGCTGCCCCGATCGGCCTGGCCCCCGCTCTCGATGAGACCGGGGCCCTGGCCGCACTGAAGAGCTTCGCGGCGAAGAACACGCTGAAGAAGCAGCTCATCGGTGCCGGCTACTACGATACGGTCACCCCGGCGGTCATCCGACGCAATGTCGTGGAGAACCCGGCGTGGTACACCGCCTACACCCCGTACCAGCCGGAGATCTCGCAGGGACGCCTCGAGGCGTTGCTGAACTTCCAGACCATGGTCGAGGACCTCACCGGCCTGCCGGTCGCCGGTGCCTCCCTGCTGGACGAGGCCACCGCCGTCGCCGAGGCCGTACAGATGATGGCCCGGCAGAACTCGACGGCGTCGAAGAAGGGCGGCGTCGTCCTGCTCGACGAGGCCCTCCACGATTCCAGCCTGAACATCACCCTCGCCCGCGCCGCCGCGGTGGACATCCCGGTGGTCATCACCACCGTGGACGCCGCCTCCGTCGCCGCCTACGAGGGTGAGATCATCGGCGCGGTGATCTCCAACCCGGCGACCACCGGTGAGATCCGCTCCGACCTCGCCGAGGTCATCGCCGCCGTCCACGACCGCGGCGGCCTGGCGACCGTCGCTGCGGACCTGCTGGCCCAGGTGCTCGTCCAGTCCCCGGGCGAGGCCGGGGCGGACATCGCCGTCGGCTCCGCCCAGCGCTTCGGTGTCCCCCTCTTCTTCGGTGGCCCGCACGCCGCCTTCCTCGCCTGCCGTGCCGAGTTCCAGCGCAAGATGCCGGGCCGCATCGTCGGTGTCTCCGTCGACGCCGACGGCACACCCGCCTACCGGCTGGCCCTGCAGACCCGTGAGCAGCACATCCGCCGGGACAAGGCGACCTCGAACATCTGCACCGCCCAGGCGCTGCTCGCCGTCGTCGCCAGCTTCTACGCCGTCTGGCACGGCCCGGCCGGCCTGCGCGAGATCGCCGCGACGATCCACGGTCGTGCCGTGGC of Corynebacterium terpenotabidum Y-11 contains these proteins:
- the clpB gene encoding ATP-dependent chaperone ClpB gives rise to the protein MSGFTPTTRTQEAMQAALQAASANGNPDIRPAHLLVAILEQEDSIARPVLQAAGVDADDVLRDARDLVAGYATASGQGLANPNFNRDALNALTAAQELATELGDTYVSTEVLLAGIAKGTSDAAEALQTHGGTYEAVRGAFESVRGNRKVTTEEPEGQFQALEKYSTDLTARAREGKIDPVIGRDQEIRRVVQVLSRRTKNNPVLIGEPGVGKTAIVEGLARRIVAGDVPESLRGKKLISLDLGSMVAGAKYRGEFEERLKAVLDEIKEAEGEVITFIDELHTIVGAGATGESAMDAGNMIKPLLARGELRLVGATTLDEYRKYIEKDAALERRFQQVYVGEPTVEDTIGILRGLKERYEVHHGVRIQDSALVAAATLSDRYITSRFLPDKAIDLVDEAGSRLRMEIDSRPEEIDDAERVVRRLEIEEMALSQETDDASKDRLVKLRAELEDEREKLSGLTARWENEKGGIDAVRSLKEDLDACRTESEIAERDGDYARVAELRYGRIPDLEKQLAEAEASAAKAEEERMLTEEVTPDTIAEVVSAWTGVPAGKMLQGETEKLLAMEQVLGGRVVGQTDAVTAVSDAVRRSRAGVADPNRPTGSFLFLGPTGVGKTELAKALAEFLFDDDHAMVRIDMSEYGEKHSVARLVGAPPGYVGYDAGGQLTEAVRRRPYTVVLFDEVEKAHPDVFDVLLQVLDEGRLTDGQGRTVDFRNTILILTSNLGAGGTNEQVMDAVKHAFKPEFINRLDDVVIFDALSAAQLRSIVEIQVAQLAERLAARRLDLQVTEDAKGWLAERGYEPAYGARPLRRLIQKAVGDALAKKLLAGEIRDGDTVRVDVDPHIADGVDALSIEAVAHED
- a CDS encoding trimeric intracellular cation channel family protein → MDYVDPSVRTVYATLDLIGVVLYGMIGATIARSRNFDFVGIIFLAIITALGGGMIRDVLIANGPPAALQDMRYFGLALLGALLATAIHMNSRGWEIFRVHGDAVVLGVWAATGSTKAMVHGLPWSSALFLGVLTVVGGGMIRDIMTGSVPEIFGGTTLYATPAALTAALMVGIYALDESGAAGDVPVLFLGMVLAPLFGAGMMILSYWRGWKLPGAQDMSWAAQKKLRRRMTRDR
- a CDS encoding sulfurtransferase → MSPFISADELLAAHTRGDRMIILDSHWAPEDNASWDAYVSRHIPGAFWCDPLRMLAGTPSLQSGRNPLPGPVLLQQWIRDWGISPGIPVRIYDTGKMFWASRAWWILRWAGVEDVKILAGGTPAWRAAGGDIAAGIGCLRGRGTYEMTTGQMPTIELEELSDWVDAGNLLVDVRGEGRFIGRREPLDRRAGHVPGAVNMPVELLVESGGVPDPEVVRERLARKGIGGEGGVPPEKVAVYSGSGVDSALFLAMMEHAGLDGARHFVGGWSQWAGDPHRPVELKV
- a CDS encoding PTS glucose transporter subunit IIA, giving the protein MDHFATPVDSEEAATSAILTVTPDCQIVTPISGTVAPLDSVPDPRLAAGAFGAGLAVIPDFENEQVTVVAPVSGILRRFMPHFFLIVTDEGSAVYTQLGIDTDMLDGTGFSPHVREGDRVVAGQRVTTYAPRQLGRLGFDPVVPVVAVQYESVTAALLPGEPCEQGDVLFTVAD
- a CDS encoding SDR family oxidoreductase; this translates as MTKAHRAHPFSRFITPTLPTVGPGDVALVTGATSGIGHATATALARAGFRVIGTSRDPASLHATANAPEGVTLIPLDLGDPASIDRLPAELATVGVGTATGSGQAPVSVLINNAGESQNGPLEELPRDALTRLFQVNVIGHVEVTQKILPGMRDQGRGRIVFVGSMLGSFPLAHRGSYGASKAAVKAFAFSARRELRNFGVGVCVMEPGAIDTGISQRRTVYIDRSGPYVEEFDTMLKNLNDNEKNGISADRVAASIMEAVTSPRPKPLYAAGSSAGLAFPAARLLPRDAMHGLIAHRHGI